Sequence from the Penaeus vannamei isolate JL-2024 chromosome 16, ASM4276789v1, whole genome shotgun sequence genome:
aagagagagagagagagagagagagagagagagagagagagagagagagagagagagagagagagagagagagagagagagagagattcgcaaATGGATATGAAGATAAATAGTtaagagagatatgtagatagatatgaagatagatagttagatagacaggtagatagatataaagatagatagataactagacatGTAgtcagattgatatagatagatggataaatatatagacagacagatagaccaatAGGTAGGTGAACTTTAcaaatattaatagatatattcataaacaacCAGATATGTCACTAGATGGTAGACAGACATAGCTATatagagacacatagacagatagaaagacagataaagagaatcctataagcccctccccccttcccccatcccatagCCAGCTGTCTCGGCATCATCGTGACTATGCCTATGTGTGGCCTCATTATCGACTCCCTCGGCTGGCCCTACATTTTCTACGTGTCGGGGGCCCTGTCCTTGCTCTGGCTCGGGGTCTGGATGCGGTTCATGTACGAGACTCCCGCAGACCACCCAAGGATttcgaaggaggagagggattatATCCTGGAGGGGATTAAGGAAGGGACGGCTGGGAAGAAGGTAGGTTGGAGGGTGTTTGGATGtgtggtgttgttttttgtttcacgTTTTTGTCTGGCTGTTCGTGTGAATTTGTCTCTGTTTCGGTCTCGGTCTCTGActctgtttgactgtctttctgtctgtctgtctctggctctgtttgtgtctccgtctgtctgtctgtccctttcttaGAGTGGTAAGACATACTTCTGTTTTTCGAAACCCTGTTACTTTATGATTCGTGAATATTTCTTCAGTTAAAAAGCTTCTCTTTTCTCCcaaacaccccacccctccactcactccaacaccccctcgcTTTTCCAACTCCATCAATCCCCCTATACTTTTTCACCCGCCCCTCAcaactccccctttcccatcaaaCCCTCCTCTAACTGCTCCATCACCCCCAACctctcatacacacccacatctaACTCCTTGCCCTTACAATCCCCTAAACCCACTCCCCAATCCACCACCCTAATCcatacaacccccaccccttacgTCTATATCCCCAACCCCTCAAacacccttcattccttcccccacccataaCCTCCCACCCCTTCAACACCCCCATTTTACCCCCTCCCGCACcctgctcccctcctctatccactccatccccatcctgttcccttcctttatccactccatccccatcctgcacccttcctctatccactccatccccatcctgctcccctcctctaaccactccatccccatcctactccctctccctccaatatCAAAGCCAAGCCGAGTACCGTGGAAGCAGATGCTGGGCAGCCTCTCCTTCTGGGCCATCATCGTCTGTCACGTCGGGAACATGTTTGGCTGGACGCTCCTGGCCACTCAGCTGCCGACCTTCATGAACAGTGTGCTCGGGTTCTCCATTAAGAGTGTGAGTTcgaatttcttttcttgttttcttttgaatattttttattttttttctgtgttcggttattcattttttatggATTTATTCTTTTGTAGGGGACGTTGTTTCGTTTGCTTATAATTTGCTTTCTCTGAATgtctgttttgctctctctctctccctcactcttcctctatctatctacctacctatctatccattcatctattcatctatctatccatccatctaccaatgTATACGTCACAGCCTCCGTGCCCTTCCTCAGAACGGCGCCTTGTCCTCGCTTCCCTTCCTGGCTCGCTACCTCGGGGGGAACTGCATCAGCTGGCTCGGGGACTGGATCCTCACTCGGGGCTGGCTCTCTCTGCTCGCCACGCGCAGGGTCTTCACGCTCATCGGTGGGTCtgaatcctcttctttcttctttcattattatatattattatacattacattatattacatCCAGCTACTACTTATTATTACATCGGGTCaaggagtttatatatatatatatatatatatatatatacatatatatatatatatatatatatatatatatatatatatatatatatatatatatatatttatatatatatatatttttttttgggggggggggggcagcgttggttagtttgtttgttcgttggttagagggataaaattcaaaaagttatgattttttttttttttttttacttcggtcACTGGATTTTGTTGGTGATCCGGGTCCGGGAATTTTTGAAGCGATGACCCCTATTCCCTTGGCGATAGGggtgactattgttattattaccattgcgagataaggaattattatcattatcctattgccttggcggaggtatgcggtctacgagtgcttctagttgttattatcattattatcattatcattatcctatctttgttattattattattactattgtcattattatcattattattattgtcattattatcattgttattattgtcattattatcattattattatcatcattatcattattatcaatattattgttattataatcactatcattatcatcattatctttattattatcattattgttagttatcattattatccttcagtcttgtttacattattgtcattattctgttatcattattattgtcatcatcatcatcattattttcatcattattatctttctttttattcttttcttattttcttattcttcttatcttattcgattttgttgttttttttcttttatttttgtgttgttctATTTTGCTAATTTAGtttttatcaatttcatcttATTCTTTAGGGCTTTCGAtctggtctttatttctttcgtatattctttttcttcttctttcatccattattatttttggtttctttgttttgtgttttcatTTCCTCAGCATTTAtcatgttgtcattgttgttgttttctatatCCGTTTTCATTCTCTTCAGTATGAGTGCTTCATTtatttctgtctgcctatttgtgtctgttctcttattcctcttttattttctctttgttagaCCTTTCTGGTACATCATGCATCACCATCCTATCACTTTATCCATccttctatgtgtctgtctatgtgtctgtctgtccagccatctgttcgtctgtctatatatcaagtCTGCTAtcagtttttcttgttttatgcttTTCATTAACTTTATCTTCCTTGTTTTATGTTTATGCCTTTATATCTCTATTGtttcatttgtttacattttgcgtgtgtgttttttccgtGTTTGTAAGCTTTGGTTGTAtgttttttccttatattttctttAACAATATGCAACGTTCCATCAAACAAGAAataatgtttttctctctctctattaatgtgtctgtttatttattcatatgtctttctatatctatacgtctatctgcttctctccgtttccttcttcaTCGTTTCGTtctacctttatccatctctataaatccatcccctcctcttcttccacatcAACCCTCGAACACATACCAAAGGCACTCGACACCcacccataacacacacacacaacccttcctCTGCAGGACTGTGCATTCCCGCCCTGATGCTGGCTGTCGTCGGCTACGTGGGTTGCAACAGCACGGCCGCCATTGCCCTGCTCTGCGTCGGGACCTTCTTCAACGGCGCCCAAGTTCCCGGGTACATCTCCAACATGCAGGACATCGCACCCAACCTGGCTGGTGACGTTGCGCTCGGACCTCCTGGCGCTGGATGACGGGACTGAAATACTTTGGCCATTATGAttgtttcgaatatatatacatacatatctatatctatctatctatctatctatatatatatatgtatatatatacagtatatacatacatataatatatatatatatttatatatatatatatatgtatatatatatacagtatatatatatatatatatatatatatatatatatatatatatatatatatatatatatatatatgtatatatatatacatattatttacacacatatgtatgtatgagtgtctcactctctctctctctctctctctctctctctctctctctctctctatatatatatatatatatatatatatatatatatatatatatatatatatatatatatatatatatatatatatatatatatatatatatatatatatatatatatatatatatatatatatatacatacatgcatatacatatatacatacatatactgtatatacatatgtatgtacatacacatatatgtacacatatatggatatatacatacacacacacacacacacacacacacacacacacacacacacatatatatatatatctatatatatatatatatttatatacatatatatatatatatatatgtatatatatatatatatatatatatatatatatacatacatacatacacacacacacacacacacacacacacacacacacacacacacacacacacatatatatatatatatatatatatatatatatatatatatatatgtgtgtgtgtatgtatgtatgtatgtatgcatgtatgaaaatatttattttgcATTCCTCAGGCACTCTGCTTGGAGCTTCCACGACGGTAGCTTATATGCTGTCCATGTTGTCCCCGATCGTGGTGGGCGTTCTGACTCCAGACCAGGTGCAGTAGGCCTTGCAGTCTTTCAGTCGTTGATTTGGTTTCATTTCTAAATATGCCGAAAAGATTGAGCATATACCTAtctacacacaggcatacatgcatatatagttgtgtgtacgtgtgtgtgtgtgtgtgagtgagtgagtgtgtgtgtgtgtgtgtgtgtgtgtgtgtgtgtgtgtgtgtgtgtgtgtgtgtgtgtgtgtgtgtgtgtgtgtgcgcgcgcgcgtgtggctACACAAACAtgctaagacagacagacataaacagggaaatagacagacaaagagagacaacaaGCCAagttcaccccccacctccccccacacagaGTCCTGGGCAGTGGCAGTCCGCTTTCTGGGTAGCAACTGCTGTCTACGTCAGCGCCGccgtcttcttctgcttctgctgttCGGCGGAGCTTCAGCAGTGGAACTTCGGGGACAGAGAGGACGCCGAAGCAGGAGGTGCTAAGGAGGAGAGCAAAGTCCTcctgcaggagagggagaaggggcgagtgCCGACCGACGCAGATGAGGAGGATGCCAAGAAAAGTGCCTCTTAGATGGGATTTTTAATGAAAAGTTTTTGTGGTTTTATATTAAAAGTTTTTTGCGATTCTTAATGTTTTTgtgattttaatgattttttggtgattttgtattattttttgtgatttttaatgAGAAATTATTgagattttttatatgtttttttgcgATTTTTAATGATTTTGTAATTCGTACTCGTACTTAAATATTTGTACATCTTTAATGTGGATAATAAGACAaaattcatatcatatcatatcagacTTTCATTTCTAACAACGACACACAGGTCAAACACACATTTATCGTCCACTTTTAGCTATTCTAGTTGCAGAAGGCTACCTTTCCTGTTAAATTTTGACGTCTTTGaaatctttctctatttgttttgtttgtctgtggctCCCCCAACCCTCAGACAGTAATTCATGAGGCTAATTATTAGGCTCccagttttttcttcttcattctttggcCCCTGACTGCGTTGTAATCTCACAGACAATAAAATCAGTTATACACAGAATAGACATTCTAGTTAATATGAAATATTTACGTTCAAGACAACTCCAAGAAAAGTGCAGAATCACGGCCAGCCccgtttattttctatctttagcTTATCTGGTTTTACCCCCGAAATCTGAATTATCGCAAATTCAATTAATGATTACAGCATCATAGACTGGCAATGCATGTAACTCTCTAAACCATATCACCAGGATGTTATATTGCCATTTCAAACTTTTCCGGGTAATTAACTTAGATGCTCATTCAGTGAAGCCCTATCTATAAAAAGATACatgagaataaataaagagaaacccggaaggagagagattgagagagagagagagagagagagagagagagagagagagagagagagagagagagagagagagagagagagagagagagagagagagaaagagagagagagacatatgtatgttttgtttcgtttatttatATACTACTATGTAATAGTGACAAAGAAatctataaatgaaaataacgaattACTTTAACCATGCGTTATAAAACAATTCCAAAGCAATACATGTTATTTGTTAATTTCTAAGAAGAAATGACGTTCATAATTTAGAAATGGTTGGTTATATTCAGCTCCTTCGCAATACTTTTTAGCTTAGTAGTATATTTTCCGTAATTTACCAAGGATACGATTCAGGAAttcattttgaatatatataaaacttactCTATGAACTATGCACTCGTCACATCAAATCTTTTCACGAAATCTTTTCCGACGTGAAGGTGCGAGGCTCACGTGACCCCATTCCCAAACGCCATCTTAGATCATCGTCGGtgtataaaaccacacacaccctGGGCTTTTACATCACATTTTTTCGCAATCGCAGCAAAAGACAATACCATGGCTAGGATTTCTACGCTGTCCATGCTGGTGTTGGTGCAGGTCGCTGCCGGACTCTATTACGAGAGCTTTCCGTTGGTGTGTCCCCTTAAGCAGGACGTGCAGTACGAAGACAAAGTCATACAAGCCACCTACTTGGAGGTCGTTCAGGAACCCTTGGTCGCTACGCACGTTCATCTCAAGACTGTTTACCAGACAACCACACTGCCCGTCACTGCCACCCACGTCCACACCGTCACTGCGCCACCGCCCAATGTCACCGTCACACAGGTCCAGCTCCTCGAGACTCAAGTGCCACTCACGCTGACGCAGATCGAGACCGTCACAAGGAGACTCAGCGAGACCGTCCTCGACGTGGCCACACGAACGGCAACCAACTACCACACCCTCGTGGAAACCGTGGCCGTGCTCCAGACCCACTTTGACACCGTGACGGAGGTCCAGACGCGCCTGCTCGATGTCACGCTTACGGTGCACGAGACCCAGTTTTCCACGCTCACCTGGACACTGAGTCAGCTGGAGACCCAGCAGCTGGTGGAGAGCGTGAAGGAGACGAGCGTGACGACCACCACGGAAACTGTTCCTCGATACACAACCAACACTCACACGCTCACCAAGATGGTGACGCAGACTGTGTGTCCGCCGAGTGGACAACACTCGCTCAAATGGTGAAATGGTCATTATATGAAAGGACACATTTAATTGTAGAATGGTTCTTTATAGAGATATTTCATCTTTGCTTATTGACAGTAATTCTTATAGCGATCTTCAACGCTCGTTCTGCTTCTGGTCTCTATACGTGATACTGGgttaaaaaatacacatacatgactattacaattatcagaaATATAGCATCCCGTGTCAACGTCTTCCGTGGCCGTTTTGTTTTGAGACTTGGTGGAATGCTTGAAGGGAGTGGCATTTCAGTTACTCAACCAGTATAGCAGATTTTCTTTCCACATGGAAGAGTATTCTGAAGATTAAGTTAGGCAagtaaatattgatttttttcacatatattttattttcacatAAATGTGGACTGTTTGAAGAGAGTAGTTTGTTACTCTAGCAGTATAGCAGATTTTTCCACATGGAAGAGTATTCTAAAGATCAAGTTAAGAAAGTTGAATAGTGGATTTTTTCAGATAATCTTATTTTCACACAAAAGCGATATTCAATGAAgctctgaataataataataaaatcatcgaCCATAAGTGATCCTGGGTTGGTAACACTTGGTAACGTACTCGCGCTCTGTAACGGTGACCGTCTTTTCCAGCTGCACATCCTTGTAACTGGTGACCGTTTGGGTCTCCCAGACCGCGAAGGTCTGGCGAGTGGTCTGCGTGACAAAGTGAGGCGCCAGCTCGGTCTCGGTGACCAGTGCCAGCTGAGTGTCCGTgacggagagagtggagaaggccGTCTCCAGGCTGAGCCGCGTCAGCGTCAGCGTCTTGGTGTCCAGCTGTATCGCCGTCTGCGTGAGGGTCCTGTCCTCCACGGCAACTTCGCTGGCCAGGAGCTGCACGGTCTCGGTGAGCACGGTGGTGGTTCGGGCGACGGCCAGCTTGGTGTGGAAGGCCGTTGAGGTGAGCAAGCTGACTTGAGTGAGTATGGAAGGGTCGGGCGTGAGCGTGAGCTGCAAGGTCTGCGTGTAAGTGGGCCTTTCCACCACGAAGCTGGTGACCTTTACGTCTTGGTGTTCATGCTGCAGGTCCAGCGTGGTTGCCTGTTCAAGAAGGGGTTCCACGGTGGTTCTGGTAAGAGTGATTTGCTCGGTTCGAGGCTGACACGAAGTGGCAGATGGAGGGTAGAGACCACCGCCGAAGGCGGAGCTGAGCAGAGACAGCGTCAGGAGGAAGGTATACATGTCCATTGCCTTGTCAGAGGGAAAGGAGATTGACAGCATTCGTGTCACAGAGTGAGCCTTTTATGCAGGGCAAGGAAAGCAGTCAGTTAAGAATATTGGAAactgggggaggtgggagagagggagacgagtgaAGGAGGGCACGCGCTCATTTCACTTTTTTAAAGAGTTAACTTAttatatatcaaagaaaatatTGCTTACATAAATATGCAATATTGTTTTTAAAAAACTTTCTTAAGAACTATATTAAACTAACAGGCTTAATACAGACGAGGAAAATTTTGCTCTCACATCCCTTCAATTTTATCCGAATTAAGATATTTCACATAAACtgagaataaatgaatatgatttCTATTCCGTTTCTTGTAAagccttgttttctttttctgcaaTGCATTATGACCACGTTCATTTTACAGAAAATATAATCGGTTTGAAGACCcagcttttgttttatttcttttatttgcaaATCTTAATTTAGAAATAAGATTCGGTGACGTGTTTAGCGATTTCAGTGCATATTAAGATGTCGGGTATGATCATGCAGCTAGTGCATGTCCTCCTCCCAAATTTTATTACAATTTTGCTGCTAGATTAGTACTTTTAGTAGCTTCACGATTAAATATTCATGGCTATAATATTAAAATACAATATTCATGATGTTCTAAATCAGTATCAGTACCTGGACTCCATtagtttataaacacacacacacacacacacatattgtatgtatactgtatatgtacatacatatgctatatatataatgtatacatacagtataaagaatttaagatgtatgtatatacattcatatatatacatatatatgcatatatatatatatatatatatatatatatacatatatatatatatatatatatatatgcatgtatatgtatatgtagatagatatgcatacatatatacatagatatatactcatatatgctttataaatctatgtgtgtgtgtaagtgaatgcatatatatgcataagtacatccatacatacatatgtgtgtgtatatatatgtatatatatatatatatatatatatatatatatatatatatacacatatgtgcatatatatatatatatatatatatatatatatatatatatatatatatatacatatatatgcatatatatactcacacacgcatgtatatgtgccCATACAAaggtacacatgtatacatgtgtatatatgtgtgtataggtatagctattgatatataatgaaagagaaagagacaaataggtaaataggtagacagagatatATTAGCATATTATCCACAAATGTATGTGAGCgaatacacatataagtgtgtctgCGAGCCAAAGAGGgcatttttttcattgatttttttttcttaatataacATTCCTCAAACTTCCTTAAAATCACATATTTTTTTGGATGTCTAGAAACGTCTACCGGAACGAAGGCGCATTTGGACGAGTCCTGATTTCATTTGCATTATCCATAATTGAATCAAATGAAGTAAATTGCATGGAATCTGAACTGCAATATGACCACAATTATATAGTAATTGACTGATTGTTTTTGGGCTTCCTAAATTGTAAACTTTCATCACTGATCAATTAGGAACCACTTCTTTCATTAAACTTTTCTTTAGGTCAATCAGTGATCTGTAGGAATCGGActttcttttctgcttatttCTATAGGAAGTGCCTAATCTGCGTCTTCNNNNNNNNNNNNNNNNNNNNNNNNNNNNNNNNNNNNNNNNNNNNNNNNNNNNNNNNNNNNNNNNNNNNNNNNNNNNNNNNNNNNNNNNNNNNNNNNNNNNNNNNNNNNNNNNNNNNNNNNNNNNNNNNNNNNNNNNNNNNNNNNNNNNNNNNNNNNNNNNNNNNNNNNNNNNNNNNNNNNNNNNNNNNNNNNNNNNNNNNNNNNNNNNNNNNNNNNNNNNNNNNNNNNNNNNNNNNNNNNNNNNNNNNNNNNNNNNNNNNNNNNNNNNNNNNNNNNNNNNNNNNNNNNNNNNNNNNNNNNNNNNNNNNNNNNNNNNNNNNNNNNNNNNNNNNNNNNNNNNNNNNNNNNNNNNNNNNNNNNNNNNNNNNNNNNNNNNNNNNNNNNNNNNNNNNNNNNNNNNNNNNNNNNNNNNNNNNNNNNNNNNNNNNNNNNNNNNNNNNNNNNNNNNNNNNNNNNNNNNNNNNNNNNNNNNNNNNNNNNNNNNNNNNNNNNNNNNNNNNCCCTGGCCAGCGAAGTTGCCGTGGAGGACAGGACCCTCACGCAGACGGCGATACAGCTGGACACCAAGACGCTGACGCTGACGCGGCTCAGCCTGGAGACggccttctccactctctccgtcACGGACACTCAGCTGGCACTGGTCACCGAGACCGAGCTGGCGCCTCACTTTGTCACGCAGACCACTCGCCAGACCTTCGCGGTCTGGGAGACCCAAACGGTCACCAGTTACAAGGATCTGCAGCTGGAAAAGACGGTCACCTATACAGAGCGCGAGTACGTTACCAAGTGTTACCAGCCCAGGATCACTTATGGACGCTAAAATGGGAATATGTTGATATTGTTTGACGAAATGTTGTCTTTATGTGAGTATGAGATATAAAACAAACTGTTCTACAATTTGATGTTTCCTTTCATCCTCAGGGGGACCTGACGAAGTGTTTTATGGTACAGGGCCTCACTATAAGACATGACATTAATTGGTGGGAATTAAACAAAACATGGAACAAAAAATCTTTCCCGAACAGAAATAATCCAGGGTATCACCAAAAGGCTAAAAATGCTTTAtatcactgtattttttttatgaattttatatcCAATTCGATTAACAAACGAATATTTTCTACGCATTTTTCGCTCATAAGTTGTTTTTTGGTTGAGTATAGAGACTCCATGTACAGAGGTGCTATAGAACTGCTCTAAAACACATCATAGCCGGCAATACTTACGAGGTATTCAGTCAGCGAAAGTCGAAAAGCCTGTACCCTTTTTTAATATACAGAAATGTTTAACCATAACAAATGAAGTACATGCAGCCAAAGAAGACAATAATACAAACATGACACATCCGAGGTTTCTTAACCTATGGATCACGACTCCAaattggttgg
This genomic interval carries:
- the LOC113810977 gene encoding putative inorganic phosphate cotransporter isoform X2, which produces MSLVKKLTAMVPARVVLAMMTSLGVVTIYMVRINLSMGIIAMVHTVSASDEAAHHTRTVPYCLKYRQTDEKDTNNTSFTTTTETYASYNVSISTTLPDTAEYSYDYNLTMKELENKMFLTSGQRGTVLAAFFYGYFVTGLLGGRLAELYGTKLVLGGSVFLGSILTLLTPIAAHTHYWALIALRAAMGLGQGVAYPSMHAMIARWVPPLEKPRFTAFVFLSSCLGIIVTMPMCGLIIDSLGWPYIFYVSGALSLLWLGVWMRFMYETPADHPRISKEERDYILEGIKEGTAGKKPSRVPWKQMLGSLSFWAIIVCHVGNMFGWTLLATQLPTFMNSVLGFSIKSNGALSSLPFLARYLGGNCISWLGDWILTRGWLSLLATRRVFTLIGLCIPALMLAVVGYVGCNSTAAIALLCVGTFFNGAQVPGHSAWSFHDGSLYAVHVVPDRGGRSDSRPESWAVAVRFLGSNCCLRQRRRLLLLLLFGGASAVELRGQRGRRSRRC
- the LOC113810977 gene encoding sialin isoform X1 — protein: MSLVKKLTAMVPARVVLAMMTSLGVVTIYMVRINLSMGIIAMVHTVSASDEAAHHTRTVPYCLKYRQTDEKDTNNTSFTTTTETYASYNVSISTTLPDTAEYSYDYNLTMKELENKMFLTSGQRGTVLAAFFYGYFVTGLLGGRLAELYGTKLVLGGSVFLGSILTLLTPIAAHTHYWALIALRAAMGLGQGVAYPSMHAMIARWVPPLEKPRFTAFVFLSSCLGIIVTMPMCGLIIDSLGWPYIFYVSGALSLLWLGVWMRFMYETPADHPRISKEERDYILEGIKEGTAGKKPSRVPWKQMLGSLSFWAIIVCHVGNMFGWTLLATQLPTFMNSVLGFSIKSNGALSSLPFLARYLGGNCISWLGDWILTRGWLSLLATRRVFTLIGLCIPALMLAVVGYVGCNSTAAIALLCVGTFFNGAQVPGYISNMQDIAPNLAGTLLGASTTVAYMLSMLSPIVVGVLTPDQSPGQWQSAFWVATAVYVSAAVFFCFCCSAELQQWNFGDREDAEAGGAKEESKVLLQEREKGRVPTDADEEDAKKSAS